From a region of the Theobroma cacao cultivar B97-61/B2 chromosome 8, Criollo_cocoa_genome_V2, whole genome shotgun sequence genome:
- the LOC18592086 gene encoding psbP domain-containing protein 3, chloroplastic isoform X1 produces the protein MATVSSLHCCNISSCLNQKGVIVSASSITTRSNSNSRKQPPFCCCNSYRPQHEEKKKPFIRVQEVKEDGHGHEHATRRRQIMLQGPLIAFSFPQFVSAALAGKEPDVPQDFRAYTDDVNKFKIFIPQDWQVGAGEPNGFKSITAFFPEEEAANSNVSVVITGLGPDFTRMESFGKVEAFADTLVSGLDRSWQRPPGVAAKLIDCKAANGFYYIEYTLQNPGESRKHLFSAIGMASNGWYNRLYTVTGQFVDDEAEKYGSRIEKAVSSFRFI, from the exons ATGGCGACTGTTTCTTCGCTGCATTGCTGCAACATCTCATCTTGTTTGAACCAGAAAG GCGTTATTGTAAGTGCCAGTTCTATTACTACTAGAAGTAATAGCAACAGTAGAAAGCAACCCCCGTTCTGCTGCTGCAACAGCTACCGCCCGCAGCatgaagagaagaagaaaccATT TATCCGCGTTCAGGAAGTAAAAGAAGATGGGCATGGACATGAACACGCAACCAGAAGAAGACAAATTATGCTTCAGGGGCCTCTTATTGCCTTTTCTTTTCCGCAATTTGTGTCTGCTGCACTCGCGGGGAAAG AACCAGATGTGCCACAAGATTTCCGAGCTTATACTGATGACGTGAATAAGTTCAAGATTTTTATTCCCCAAG ATTGGCAAGTAGGAGCAGGTGAACCAAATGGATTCAAGTCCATTACAGCTTTCTTCCCAGAGGAAGAAGCTGCAAACTCAAATG TCAGCGTAGTGATCACGGGGCTTGGTCCGGATTTTACTAGAATGGAATCTTTTGGCAAAGTTGAAGCCTTTGCAGACACTCTG GTTAGTGGATTGGACAGGAGCTGGCAAAGGCCCCCAGGTGTGGCAGCAAAACTCATAGATTGCAAAGCTGCTAATG GCTTCTACTATATTGAGTACACATTGCAAAATCCAGGCGAAAGTCGAAAGCATTTGTTTTCAGCTATTGGAATGGCATCAAATGGTTGGTACAACAGACTGTACACTGTGACAGGACAG TTTGTGGATGACGAGGCAGAGAAATATGGTTCCAGAATTGAGAAG GCTGTATCATCCTTCAGATTCATTTGA
- the LOC18592084 gene encoding RNA-binding protein 24-A isoform X2, giving the protein MAYQPIPGPSSGSSSSSGFQYINSPFGDTTYTKVFVGGLAWETQSETMRRYFEQFGEILEAVVITDKNTGRSKGYGFVTFRDPEAARRACADPTPIIDGRRANCNLASLGRPRPPVPYGIISNLSGRLRPASPYIGGVQATRGAYVGSFGYQPPLSYSYQQGLMYPSYGYPTYGHEYLYPQGVYNPYAAQQYLQIYGVPGSAGTALYPYGQLGQTVPSGHGYSAVQGYALPSHQIVQFGGPSANAITTSAMPTIQTPYPGGMATPVPAQPQFIVTTPSQFMQGSGSDQTTG; this is encoded by the exons ATGGCGTATCAGCCGATTCCGGGTCCGAGCTCGGGGTCGAGCTCGAGTTCTGGCTTTCAATACATAAATTCCCCTTTTGGAGATACAACATACACCAAGGTCTTTGTTGGGGGACTTGCTTGGGAAACGCAAAGCGAAACCATGCGCCGCTATTTCGAGCAATTTGGTGAAATTCTGGAGGCCGTTGTCATCACTGATAAGAACACTGGCCGTTCCAAAGGATATGGTTTC GTGACTTTCCGGGATCCAGAGGCTGCTAGGAGAGCCTGTGCTGATCCGACTCCAATTATTGATGGCAGGCGCGCTAATTGTAATTTGGCTTCACTTGGCCGACCTCGTCCTCCAGTTCCTTACGGTATCATCTCTAATTTGTCCG GACGCTTGAGACCAGCTTCTCCATACATTGGAGGTGTACAAGCTACACGAGGGGCATATGTTGGAAGTTTTGGCTACCAGCCACCACTCTCTTACAGCTATCAACAAGGATTGATGTACCCTTCTTATGG GTATCCGACCTATGGACATGAATATCTATATCCACAG GGTGTTTACAACCCTTATGCAGCTCAGCAGTACCTTCAGATATATGGAGTACCTGGATCAGCAGGCACAGCTCTCTATCCCTATGGACAACTGGGTCAGACTGTTCCTAGCGGACATGGTTATTCAGCTGTACAGGGATATGCATTGCCAAGTCATCAAATAGTGCAGTTTGGTGGACCCAGTGCTAATGCAATCACGACTTCTGCAATGCCCACAATCCAAACTCCTTATCCTGGAG GTATGGCAACACCAGTTCCAGCACAGCCACAGTTTATAGTTACTACTCCTTCTCAGTTTATGCAAGGTAGCGGTTCTGACCAAACAACTGGGTGA
- the LOC18592087 gene encoding AT-hook motif nuclear-localized protein 10 — protein sequence MSGSETGVMTSREPYSVGMQQKSPVASQPVIQNMRLAFSADGTAVYKPITASSPTYQPASSAGAGAEGSTAGPQVTQGQALNMNMGSEPLKRKRGRPRKYGPDGTIPLALISASSSVSVTQSNSGGFSSPSAAGGGGAPPPSGGSASSPTSTKKARGRPPGSGKKHQLEALGSAGVGFTPHVITVKAGEDVSSKIMSFSQHGPRAVCILSANGAISNVTLRQPATSGGTVTYEGRFEILSLSGSFLLSENGGQRSRTGGLSVSLSGPDGRVLGGGVAGLLTAASSVQVVVGSFIAEGRKEPKSACQMEPQPAPAKLAPGGLPTGATSPPSRGTLSESSGGPGSPLNQSTGACNNNNPQGMSNLPWK from the exons atgtcGGGATCTGAGACGGGAGTGATGACGAGTAGAGAGCCCTACAGCGTGGGCATGCAACAGAAGAGTCCGGTTGCGTCACAGCCGGTGATACAGAACATGCGTTTAGCCTTTAGTGCTGACGGAACAGCTGTGTACAAGCCCATCACTGCCTCGTCACCCACATACCAGCCGGCCTCCAGCGCTGGTGCTGGGGCCGAGGGGTCCACAGCTGGGCCCCAGGTGACTCAAGGGCAAGCTCTGAACATGAACATGGGGAGCGAGCCTTTGAAGAGGAAGAGAGGGAGGCCCAGGAAGTATGGGCCCGATGGGACCATACCGCTGGCTCTTATATCAGCTTCTTCCTCTGTCAGCGTAACCCAATCTAATAGTGGAGGATTCTCTTCGCCTTCTGCTGCTGGTGGTGGTGGTGCTCCTCCGCCATCAGGAGGATCAGCCTCTTCACCAACTTCAACGAAGAAAGCTAGGGGAAGACCTCCAGGTTCTGGCAAGAAGCATCAACTTGAAGCCCTCG GATCAGCAGGAGTTGGGTTTACGCCCCATGTTATCACTGTTAAAGCTGGAGAG GATGTATCGTCAAAAATAATGTCATTTTCTCAGCACGGTCCAAGGGCTGTTTGTATCCTATCAGCAAATGGAGCCATATCAAACGTTACTCTTCGCCAACCAGCAACATCTGGTGGGACTGTAACTTATGAG GGGCGATTTGAAATTCTGTCACTTTCTGGTTCATTTCTTCTGTCAGAAAATGGTGGTCAGCGGAGCAGAACTGGAGGGTTAAGCGTGTCTTTGTCTGGCCCAGATGGTCGTGTTTTAGGTGGTGGTGTAGCGGGCCTTCTAACGGCTGCATCCTCTGTTcag GTGGTTGTGGGTAGTTTTATTGCAGAAGGTCGGAAGGAACCAAAGTCAGCGTGCCAGATGGAACCCCAACCTGCCCCAGCGAAGCTTGCTCCAGGCGGTTTGCCGACGGGGGCTACGAGCCCACCATCACGGGGTACTCTGAGTGAATCCTCAGGTGGGCCCGGTAGCCCACTTAATCAGAGCACAGGAGCCTGCAATAACAATAACCCACAAGGCATGTCAAACTTGCCATGGAAGTAA
- the LOC18592084 gene encoding RNA-binding protein 24 isoform X1, protein MAYQPIPGPSSGSSSSSGFQYINSPFGDTTYTKVFVGGLAWETQSETMRRYFEQFGEILEAVVITDKNTGRSKGYGFVTFRDPEAARRACADPTPIIDGRRANCNLASLGRPRPPVPYGIISNLSGRLRPASPYIGGVQATRGAYVGSFGYQPPLSYSYQQGLMYPSYGYPTYGHEYLYPQVNGILKCNVLKILFNFIRVSNAHVLILIYSLFLHAIIYGQGVYNPYAAQQYLQIYGVPGSAGTALYPYGQLGQTVPSGHGYSAVQGYALPSHQIVQFGGPSANAITTSAMPTIQTPYPGGMATPVPAQPQFIVTTPSQFMQGSGSDQTTG, encoded by the exons ATGGCGTATCAGCCGATTCCGGGTCCGAGCTCGGGGTCGAGCTCGAGTTCTGGCTTTCAATACATAAATTCCCCTTTTGGAGATACAACATACACCAAGGTCTTTGTTGGGGGACTTGCTTGGGAAACGCAAAGCGAAACCATGCGCCGCTATTTCGAGCAATTTGGTGAAATTCTGGAGGCCGTTGTCATCACTGATAAGAACACTGGCCGTTCCAAAGGATATGGTTTC GTGACTTTCCGGGATCCAGAGGCTGCTAGGAGAGCCTGTGCTGATCCGACTCCAATTATTGATGGCAGGCGCGCTAATTGTAATTTGGCTTCACTTGGCCGACCTCGTCCTCCAGTTCCTTACGGTATCATCTCTAATTTGTCCG GACGCTTGAGACCAGCTTCTCCATACATTGGAGGTGTACAAGCTACACGAGGGGCATATGTTGGAAGTTTTGGCTACCAGCCACCACTCTCTTACAGCTATCAACAAGGATTGATGTACCCTTCTTATGG GTATCCGACCTATGGACATGAATATCTATATCCACAGGTTAATGGCATTCTAAAGTGCAATGTTCTGAAAATCTTATTTAACTTCATTAGAGTAAGTAATGCTCATGTTCTGATACTGATTTATTCCTTGTTTTTGCATGCTATCATCTATGGACAGGGTGTTTACAACCCTTATGCAGCTCAGCAGTACCTTCAGATATATGGAGTACCTGGATCAGCAGGCACAGCTCTCTATCCCTATGGACAACTGGGTCAGACTGTTCCTAGCGGACATGGTTATTCAGCTGTACAGGGATATGCATTGCCAAGTCATCAAATAGTGCAGTTTGGTGGACCCAGTGCTAATGCAATCACGACTTCTGCAATGCCCACAATCCAAACTCCTTATCCTGGAG GTATGGCAACACCAGTTCCAGCACAGCCACAGTTTATAGTTACTACTCCTTCTCAGTTTATGCAAGGTAGCGGTTCTGACCAAACAACTGGGTGA
- the LOC18592085 gene encoding SWI/SNF complex subunit SWI3B, protein MAGRSPVKEADSSDTIPTPAQSKPPQISAKSTTPAVKSEIPSTPTPCSRPPPSSSDADVIHVPSYSRWFSREKIDACEVRFLPEFFDGRSPSKSPSVYMYYRNSIIKQFRENPSRKISYTDARRALVGDVGSIRRVFDFLELWGLVNHSAASAPSKPAKDTANNNKSADAPSLEAPSSAAPTSSSSKHSSAASRRFCGACKSLCTIACFVCDKYDSTLCARCYVRGNFRVGLSNADFRRVEITDEPKADWSEKDTLLLLEAIMHYGDDWKKVAQHVGGRTDKDCVAHFVKLPFGEEFLGHPSSDEAESGFETNKRMRLTPLADASNPIMAQAAFLSALAGVESAEAAARAAVTTLSEVDDNTASKGRRGSFARNTRREADVSSNGDTNLNALERAYADVYALLEKEERDIERAITGITEVQMKEIQDKILHFEELDLQMEKELAQLEGMKNLLFVDQLNLLFRRSYALKTEERAVENVKPNVS, encoded by the exons ATGGCAGGAAGATCTCCGGTTAAAGAAGCAGACTCCTCTGACACCATCCCCACCCCCGCCCAATCGAAACCTCCCCAAATTTCCGCCAAATCCACCACCCCTGCGGTCAAGTCTGAAATTCCCTCCACTCCTACTCCCTGTAGCCGTCCACCGCCATCCTCCTCCGATGCCGACGTCATTCACGTCCCCAGCTACTCCC GGTGGTTTTCACGGGAGAAGATAGACGCGTGCGAGGTCCGTTTCCTTCCAGAGTTCTTCGATGGTCGCTCGCCTTCCAAAAGCCCTAGTGTTTACATGTATTACAGGAACTCCATTATAAAGCAATTCAGGGAAAATCCTTCCCGGAAGATTAGCTACACTGACGCCAGGAGGGCTCTTGTGGGCGACGTTGGTTCCATTCGAAGGGTTTTCGATTTCCTTGAGCTGTGGGGTCTCGTCAATCACTCCGCCGCCTCCGCTCCCTCCAAGCCCGCTAAAGATACtgctaataataataagtccGCAGACGCCCCTTCTCTTGAAGCTCCTTCTTCTGCTGCCCCCACCTCCTCCTCCTCTAAACACTCCTCCGCTGCTTCTAGACGATTCTGTGGCGCTTGCAAGTCTCTTTGTACCATTGCTTGTTTCGTTTGCGACAAG TATGACTCCACTCTTTGTGCAAGGTGCTATGTTCGAGGCAACTTTAGGGTTGGTCTCAGCAATGCTGATTTCAGGCGGGTAGAGATCACTGATGAACCTAAGGCAGATTGGTCGGAAAAAGATACCTTGCTGCTTCTGGAAGCCATTATGCATTATGGTGATGACTGGAAGAAGGTTGCACAACATGTTGGTGGTAGAACTGACAAGGATTGCGTTGCTCATTTCGTTAAACTTCCTTTTGGGGAGGAATTTCTTGGTCATCCATCCTCTGACGAGGCTGAATCTGGATTTGAAACCAATAAGAGGATGCGCCTCACACCTCTTGCTGATGCTAGCAACCCAATTATGGCTCAG gctGCGTTTCTGTCAGCTTTGGCTGGTGTGGAGAGTGCAGAAGCTGCTGCCCGAGCAGCTGTTACCACTCTATCTGAGGTGGATGACAACACAGCTAGCAAAGGGCGTCGTGGATCTTTTGCAAGAAACACAAGACGAG AAGCAGACGTTTCATCTAATGGTGACACCAACCTAAATGCATTGGAAAGAGCATATGCAGATGTGTATGCACTGCTTGAGAAGGAAGAACGTGACATTGAAAGAGCTATAACTGGGATTACAGAAGTGCAG ATGAAAGAGATCCAAGATAAGATTCTTCACTTTGAGGAGTTGGATTTGCAGATGGAGAAAGAGTTAGCACAATTGGAGGGGATGAAGAATCTACTTTTTGTTGACCAGCTAAATCTCTTATTTCGTAGAAGTTATGCACTGAAAACTGAAGAACGAGCGGTGGAGAATGTAAAACCAAATGTTTCATAA
- the LOC18592086 gene encoding psbP domain-containing protein 3, chloroplastic isoform X2, which produces MATVSSLHCCNISSCLNQKGVIVSASSITTRSNSNSRKQPPFCCCNSYRPQHEEKKKPFIRVQEVKEDGHGHEHATRRRQIMLQGPLIAFSFPQFVSAALAGKEPDVPQDFRAYTDDVNKFKIFIPQDWQVGAGEPNGFKSITAFFPEEEAANSNVSVVITGLGPDFTRMESFGKVEAFADTLVSGLDRSWQRPPGVAAKLIDCKAANGFYYIEYTLQNPGESRKHLFSAIGMASNGWYNRLYTVTGQFVDDEAEKYGSRIEKVALVNIR; this is translated from the exons ATGGCGACTGTTTCTTCGCTGCATTGCTGCAACATCTCATCTTGTTTGAACCAGAAAG GCGTTATTGTAAGTGCCAGTTCTATTACTACTAGAAGTAATAGCAACAGTAGAAAGCAACCCCCGTTCTGCTGCTGCAACAGCTACCGCCCGCAGCatgaagagaagaagaaaccATT TATCCGCGTTCAGGAAGTAAAAGAAGATGGGCATGGACATGAACACGCAACCAGAAGAAGACAAATTATGCTTCAGGGGCCTCTTATTGCCTTTTCTTTTCCGCAATTTGTGTCTGCTGCACTCGCGGGGAAAG AACCAGATGTGCCACAAGATTTCCGAGCTTATACTGATGACGTGAATAAGTTCAAGATTTTTATTCCCCAAG ATTGGCAAGTAGGAGCAGGTGAACCAAATGGATTCAAGTCCATTACAGCTTTCTTCCCAGAGGAAGAAGCTGCAAACTCAAATG TCAGCGTAGTGATCACGGGGCTTGGTCCGGATTTTACTAGAATGGAATCTTTTGGCAAAGTTGAAGCCTTTGCAGACACTCTG GTTAGTGGATTGGACAGGAGCTGGCAAAGGCCCCCAGGTGTGGCAGCAAAACTCATAGATTGCAAAGCTGCTAATG GCTTCTACTATATTGAGTACACATTGCAAAATCCAGGCGAAAGTCGAAAGCATTTGTTTTCAGCTATTGGAATGGCATCAAATGGTTGGTACAACAGACTGTACACTGTGACAGGACAG TTTGTGGATGACGAGGCAGAGAAATATGGTTCCAGAATTGAGAAGGTAGCTTTAGTCAACATAAGATAG
- the LOC18592081 gene encoding cinnamoyl-CoA reductase 2: MMGGRERVCVTGAGGFLASWIIKFLLLKGYHVHGTVRDPGDEKNAHLKKLDKASENLQLFQTDLLNSDGLCAAIAGCTGVFHVASPVPPADAVINSEVELMEPAVTGTRNVLDACLKTQVKKVVVVSSIGAIALNPNWPKGQVMNEDCWSDLAFCKAIMQSYCFSKTAAESEAWEYAKRSGLNVVTICPSVIIGPLLQPTMNSSSLYLLKFLQDGWEAADNGSRAFVDVRDASEATLMLYEKPEAEGRYLCSSHEIRTKDLVEKLKSMYPVYNYPKSFKEEETEVIRLSSEKLQNLGWRYRPLEDTLTAAVNNYAENGHMGKN; encoded by the exons ATGATGGGAGGGAGAGAAAGAGTCTGTGTGACCGGTGCAGGGGGGTTCCTGGCATCATGGATCATCAAATTTCTGCTTTTAAAGGGTTACCATGTCCATGGAACTGTTAGGGACCCAG GGGATGAAAAGAACGCTCATCTGAAGAAACTGGACAAAGCTTCAGAAAACTTGCAACTCTTCCAGACGGACTTGCTGAACAGTGATGGTCTTTGCGCTGCAATTGCTGGGTGCACTGGCGTTTTCCATGTTGCTAGCCCAGTTCCTCCAGCAGACGCTGTAATAAATTCTGAG GTTGAACTAATGGAACCAGCCGTAACTGGTACACGAAATGTACTCGATGCATGTTTGAAGACACAAGTTAAGAAGGTCGTGGTTGTGTCATCTATTGGGGCTATTGCGCTGAATCCTAACTGGCCAAAGGGTCAGGTCATGAACGAGGACTGCTGGTCTGACTTGGCATTTTGCAAGGCAATTATG CAATCGTACTGCTTTTCCAAGACTGCAGCAGAAAGTGAAGCGTGGGAGTATGCAAAGAGAAGTGGACTCAACGTAGTAACAATTTGCCCTTCCGTGATTATTGGACCATTGCTGCAACCAACCATGAACAGCAGCAGCTTATACCTCCTCAAGTTTTTACAAG ATGGATGGGAAGCAGCAGACAATGGAAGTCGTGCTTTTGTAGATGTGCGTGATGCCTCTGAAGCAACCTTGATGCTGTATGAAAAGCCTGAAGCAGAGGGAAGATACTTATGTTCATCCCATGAGATCAGAACGAAGGATTTGGTGGAGAAGTTAAAAAGCATGTATCCTGTTTACAATTACCCCAAGAG TTTTAAAGAGGAAGAGACAGAAGTGATCAGGCTAAGTTCGGAGAAATTGCAGAATTTAGGATGGAGGTATCGGCCATTGGAAGATACACTTACTGCTGCTGTCAACAACTATGCGGAGAACGGGCACATGGGCAAAAATTAG
- the LOC18592089 gene encoding heavy metal-associated isoprenylated plant protein 21 gives METVELKVEMVGLHEKRLRKCLSKLKGIEKVEVDANSHKVVVTGYAHRNKVLKAIRRGGLKADFWSAHNELLNAYTVATASYGSFRFNNFNFY, from the exons ATGGAG ACCGTCGAATTGAAGGTGGAGATGGTTGGCTTGCATGAGAAAAGACTCAGAAAATGCCTCTCAAAGCTGAAAG GGATAGAGAAAGTAGAAGTGGATGCCAACAGTCACAAGGTGGTGGTCACAGGATATGCACACCGGAACAAAGTACTCAAAGCCATCAGGAGAGGTGGTTTAAAAGCAGACTTTTGGTCCGCTCACAATGAGCTTCTTAATGCTTATACCGTCGCCACCGCAAGTTATGGCAGTTTCAGATTCAACAACTTCAACTTCTACTAG
- the LOC18592088 gene encoding short-chain dehydrogenase/reductase family 42E member 1: MHLSENEGIEGNTFVVTGGLGFVGSALCLELLRRGARQVRSFDLQPRSPWSGNLTNHGVRCIQGDLVLKKDVHNALRGADCVFHLASYGMSGKEMLQFARVDEVNINGTCHVLEACLEFGIRRLVYVSTYNVVFGGKEIVNGNEALPYFPIDDHVDPYGRSKSIAEQLVLKYNGRPFKKNIGKCLYTCVIRPAAIYGPGEERHLPRIVSLAKLGLVPFKIGDANVKSDWVYVDNLVLALLLASMGLLDDIPGQEGPVAAGQPYFISDGSPINTFEFIQPLLRSLDYDLPKSWIAVSHALILAKIFWAVYTMLYPFLNRWWLPEPFILPAEVHKVGVTHYFSFLKAQRELGYVPMVSAREGMAATIAYWQNRKKKSLDGPTIYAWGFVVIGMILLFASGWFPAIGPVPLLRSIGLFLFRSMYGIRLAFCLATAAHVGEALYAWYLAKRVDPVNARGWFWQTFALGFPSLRLLLKRAKK, from the exons atgcaCCTGAGCGAAAATGAAGGCATCGAAGGAAACACGTTCGTGGTGACGGGTGGGCTGGGGTTCGTGGGCTCAGCTCTGTGCTTGGAGCTGCTGCGGCGAGGTGCTCGCCAGGTTCGCTCCTTTGACCTACAACCTCGTTCTCCTTGGTCCGGCAACCTCACCAACCATGGCGTCCGCTGCATCCAAG GCGATCTTGTCCTGAAAAAAGATGTTCATAATGCTCTCCGTGGTGCCGATTGCGTTTTCCACCTGGCTTCATATGGCATGTCAGGGAAAGAAATGCTTCAGTTTGCTCGTGTTGATGAGGTCAATATTAATGGAACTTGCCATGTCTTGGAGGCTTGCCTGGAATTTGGGATCAGAAGGCTTGTTTATGTCAGCACATATAATGTTGTGTTTGGGGGAAAGGAGATTGTGAATGGCAATGAAGCCTTGCCCTATTTCCCTATTGATGATCACGTTGATCCCTATGGGCGAAGTAAATCAATTGCTGAACAGCTGGTTCTTAAGTACAATGGTCGCCCTTTTAA GAAGAATATTGGAAAATGTCTTTATACCTGTGTGATTCGTCCAGCTGCTATATATGGACCAGGTGAAGAGCGACACCTTCCAAGAATAGTATCTCTGGCAAAGTTGGGTTTGGTGCCATTCAAAAtaggtgatgctaatgtgaaaTCAGACTGGGTTTATGTGGATAACCTGGTACTTGCGCTACTATTGGCAAGCATGGGACTTTTAGATGACATTCCTGGACAAGAAGGGCCAGTTGCAGCTGGGCAGCCATACTTCATATCTGATG GGTCTCCAATCAACACCTTCGAATTCATCCAACCCTTGTTAAGAAGTTTGGATTATGACTTACCAAAGTCCTGGATTGCTGTTTCCCATGCTCTTATTCTGGCAAAGATTTTCTGGGCTGTATACACGATGTTATATCCATTTTTGAATCGGTGGTGGCTTCCTGAGCCCTTCATTCTTCCTGCTGAAGTACATAAG GTTGGTGTTACCCATTACTTCTCATTCCTTAAAGCGCAGCGTGAGCTTGGGTATGTTCCAATGGTGAGTGCTCGTGAAGGCATGGCTGCAACTATCGCATACTGGCAgaataggaaaaagaaaagtttggaTGGACCTACAATATATGCATGGGGATTTGTTGTGATCGGAATGATTTTACTTTTTGCTAGTGGTTGGTTCCCGGCCATAGGACCTGTGCCACTCCTTCGATCTATTGGTCTTTTCCTCTTCCGGTCAATGTATGGAATAAGGCTCGCATTTTGCTTAGCTACTGCAGCACATGTTGGAGAAGCCTTATACGCATGGTACCTGGCAAAAAGAGTGGATCCTGTTAATGCGAGAGGATGGTTCTGGCAGACGTTTGCTCTTGGGTTTCCCTCATTACGATTGTTGCTGAAGAGAGCCAAAAAATAG